In the genome of Candidatus Bathyarchaeota archaeon, the window TTTGGTGTTATAACGAGAAAAATTTACTGGAGCTTTTTTCTTAAAGCATAATGTTGGAGAAAAACTTGCTTTTTTAAAAAAGCTTGCAGTAATCTTTACGGTTAAATTAATTGATTTATTCTCGAAAGCTATAATAGTTCATAATATTTTAATGAAAAATTGTTTAGTTAACGAGTATTCTATAAGAAAAAATAAAGTTTTTGTTATACCTCATGGAGTAGAGGCACCGCTAATAGAAAACATATGCATTAAAAAAGATTTAAAGAATAATGTTATTTTATTTTTTGGGTTTATAACTCCAGATAAAGGAGTAGAAGTATTAATTGATGCTTTTTCAAAAATAACAAATATTTTACCGAAAGTTAAGCTTTTAATTTTAGGGAGTTATCGCCCTAGGCTTTACAAGGAGAATCCTAACTATATAGGGGCTATAGAAAGAAAATTAAAAGAAACAAAACTTAATGATAAAGTTATATTTGAAGACAAATTTGTTAACGATAATTATCTTCAATCTTACATTCAAATAGCAGATATAATTGTGTTTCCATATGTAGATGAAAATGTAATAGGTGCAAGTGGAGCTTTAGCAAGCTGCATAAATTTTGGAAAACCAATAATAGCAACAAATATTCCTAGATTTAATACTGAATTAAAAAATGGTGTTAACAGTATATTGGTTAATCCCAATGATAAAGAGGAATTATATAAAGCGCTGATTAAACTATTATTAGATGAAGAATTACGAATAAAACTGAGCTTAAATATAAAAAATCTTGGAAAAGAAAGGAGCTGGTTTAACATAGCAATAAAAACGATGGAAGTTTATAATAAAT includes:
- a CDS encoding glycosyltransferase, giving the protein MKNCLVNEYSIRKNKVFVIPHGVEAPLIENICIKKDLKNNVILFFGFITPDKGVEVLIDAFSKITNILPKVKLLILGSYRPRLYKENPNYIGAIERKLKETKLNDKVIFEDKFVNDNYLQSYIQIADIIVFPYVDENVIGASGALASCINFGKPIIATNIPRFNTELKNGVNSILVNPNDKEELYKALIKLLLDEELRIKLSLNIKNLGKERSWFNIAIKTMEVYNKFL